One Anopheles marshallii chromosome 3, idAnoMarsDA_429_01, whole genome shotgun sequence genomic region harbors:
- the LOC128714821 gene encoding mucin-5AC-like, which yields MWKFLILAACLVTNGLARPDVSHLLKKTGDKQKRQNFIGTTVSVTGNGAVVTEVRSSDAANVEALIPQISLLPLQDNQPSPFRRLEERSGYDYQKPDFPFDVHPDSNLVSPVSTQAPEYLPPEDGEESTNVDKVAPPSYPSTTSTTTTTTTTTTTTQAPTTTSTTPAPYTSGVPTTQQQFDNNDGYGYKKPEVLLPSNFNDVIGEASDINQLATTTVSTTTTTAKNSLEYLPPKPLPELVVPKQPSTPSTTQQPQTEPSTYPSSVSTTFQIPTETQPPYPKLPEASVYPDASATVSTVVTQQSATEMHSTAAPEYLPPDSDANGFQIIVRSGSDSDDSDTTSTTAGSTASSTTVVFQPNEPTTTLLPALPEADSLVQQEQGEQTTEGQQTTTTASNVPGSVTLRIGETVTPLDDASSVIALINQMQETNQVASQADYVPELRINDEPSTTVGTSEATTTQSTTVTTTVTTSLATTDLPAAEQTERSEPEQPEVRFGEEETTGPSLFDLLTPTTTIAVVTQNDTITTYRPSTSAETTTLVAESSADETEIQSRIADPNDGYNYEAPDNGLTVPSSVVPSHTLQADGYHYKVPSVPFP from the coding sequence ATGTGGAAATTTCTCATACTTGCCGCCTGTCTGGTGACCAACGGCCTTGCCCGGCCGGACGTATCGCATCTGCTGAAAAAGACTGGTGACAAGCAGAAGCGTCAAAACTTCATCGGTACCACGGTGTCCGTCACTGGGAACGGTGCAGTTGTGACCGAAGTTCGATCGAGTGACGCAGCAAATGTTGAAGCCTTGATACCACAGATCAGTCTGCTCCCGCTGCAAGACAACCAACCGTCGCCGTTCAGACGGTTGGAGGAACGCTCCGGTTACGACTACCAAAAGCCAGACTTTCCGTTCGATGTCCATCCGGACTCGAATCTAGTCAGTCCGGTGTCTACTCAGGCTCCGGAGTACTTGCCTCCAGAGGATGGCGAAGAGTCGACGAACGTCGATAAAGTTGCACCGCCCAGTTATCCTTCAACAACATCCACCACAACAAcgacgaccaccaccaccacaacgacACAAGCTCCAACCACCACTAGTACCACCCCTGCTCCATACACCAGTGGGGTTCCCACTACTCAGCAACAATTCGACAACAACGATGGCTACGGATACAAGAAGCCCGAGGTATTGCTTCCGTCAAACTTCAACGACGTGATCGGTGAAGCAAGCGACATTAATCAGCTCGCTACAACCACGGTATccacgacaacaacaaccgcaaaGAATTCGCTTGAATATCTGCCACCGAAACCTCTCCCCGAGCTGGTAGTGCCGAAGCAACCGAGTACTCCCTCCACGACGCAGCAACCTCAAACCGAACCATCCACCTACCCGTCCAGTGTCAGCACCACGTTCCAAATCCCGACCGAAACACAACCCCCGTACCCAAAACTGCCGGAAGCGTCAGTGTATCCCGATGCATCGGCCACAGTCTCCACCGTTGTGACGCAACAGTCCGCAACCGAGATGCATTCCACCGCGGCTCCGGAGTACCTTCCGCCGGATAGTGACGCGAATGGCTTCCAGATCATCGTACGCAGTGGGTCTGATTCGGATGATAGTGATACTACCTCAACGACTGCAGGAAGCACAGCAAGCAGCACGACCGTAGTGTTCCAGCCCAACGAACCTACGACGACACTGCTTCCCGCACTTCCCGAAGCGGACAGTCTCGTACAGCAGGAACAAGGTGAACAGACGACGGAAGGACAGCAAACAACGACCACGGCGTCTAACGTACCCGGTAGTGTAACGCTTCGGATAGGCGAAACGGTAACTCCTTTGGATGATGCTTCGTCTGTGATTGCACTTATTAATCAAATGCAGGAAACAAATCAGGTCGCGAGTCAGGCCGATTATGTGCCGGAGCTAAGAATAAATGATGAACCATCCACGACGGTCGGTACGAGTGAGGCAACCACTACTCAGTCGACTACTGTTACAACCACCGTCACAACATCGCTCGCAACGACGGATCTACCTGCGGCGGAACAAACGGAACGTAGTGAACCGGAACAACCGGAGGTACGGTTCGGGGAGGAGGAAACTACTGGGCCTTCGCTGTTTGATCTGCTCACCCCAACGACGACTATTGCCGTGGTTACGCAGAACGATACGATCACCACGTACCGTCCGTCGACATCCGCCGAAACGACGACCTTGGTCGCAGAGTCCAGTGCCGATGAGACGGAGATCCAGTCCAGGATAGCTGATCCGAACGATGGCTACAACTACGAGGCACCGGACAACGGACTCACCGTACCGTCATCGGTGGTCCCTTCGCATACACTGCAAGCCGATGGCTATCATTATAAGGTTCCGTCCGTGCCGTTCCCGTAG